One window of Perca fluviatilis chromosome 12, GENO_Pfluv_1.0, whole genome shotgun sequence genomic DNA carries:
- the dip2a gene encoding disco-interacting protein 2 homolog A isoform X6, producing the protein MAERTSTGLLTMMLEPTPAVAMTLPAEVREKLAELELELSEGDITQKGYEKKRGKLLAPYIPQIQGVDPSLQIDNRIQASSQAVLPGSKHNKSRAANTRDERFRSDLHTEAVQAALAKYKERKMPMPSKRRSVLVQSSVEACTPPDTSSASEDEGSLRRQGRLATSTPYQGHGHLAVEHWFNRVIQGSSTSSSASSTSSHPGGRSVTTTNTTAHAALNANAAATALADLMAHTQLDNHSAPPDVTGLSERSSLHAERPQVASVRGVSRGYIHHTSVMETGDGVPVNSRVSSKIQQLLNTLKRPKRPPLREFFVDDFEELLDVQHIDPNQPKPEGQHTSPLEGEPLGVVNNWPPSLPAALQRWGSTQPKSPCLTALDNAGKPVYTLTYGKLWTRSQKLAYTLLNKLSTRNEPLLMPGDRVALVFPNNDPVMFMVAFYGCLLAELVPVPIEVPLTRKDAGSQQIGFLLGSCGVTLALTTDACQKGLPKAQTGEVATFKGWPRLLWFVTDGKHVVKPPKDWHPPIREASNDIAYIEYKTSKEGSTMGITVSHSAMLAHCHALTQACGYTEAETITNVLDFKREAGLWHGVLTSVMNRMHVISIPYSLMKVNPLSWIQKVHTYKARVAVVKSRDMHWSLLAQRDQRDISLSSLRMLIVADGANPWSISSCDAFLNVFQARGLRPEVICPCASSSEAMTVAIRRPPEMGVPPPGKAVLSMGGLSHSVIRVDTEEKLSVLTVQDVGQVMPGALVCVVRVEGTPYLCQTDEVGEICVNSGSTGVAYYGLPGMTKNIFETIPVTSSGIPVSDRPFTRTSLLGFVGPDSLVFVVGKMDGLMVVSGRRHNADDVVATALAVEPMKFVYRGRIAVFSLSVLHDERIVVVAEQRPDASEEDSFQWMSRVLQAIDSIHQVGVYCLALVPANTLPKAPLGGIHISETKQRFLEGALHPCNVLMCPHTCVTNLPKPRQKQPEVGPASMIVGNLVAGKRIAQACGRDVAQLEDNDQFLYIQDVLQWRAQATPDHPLFLVLNAKGTVASTASCLQLHKRAERVATALMGRLNTGDHVALVYPPGIDLIATFYGCLYAGCVPVTVRPPHPQNLATTLPTVKMIVEVSKSVCILTTQAIMKLLKSKEAAAAVDTKSWPMVLDTDDLPRKKSPQMYKPPTPEMLAYLDFSVSTTGILAGVKMSHAATSALCRSIKLQCELYPSRQIAICLDPYCGLGFALWCLCSVYSGHQSILVPPLELESNASLWLAAVSQYKVRVTFCSYSVMEMCTKGLGSQTEALRLRNVNLSCVRTCMVVAEERPRIALTQSFSKIFKDLGLSSRAVSTTFGCRVNVAICLQPNRLGKLAEQGTAGPDPTTVYVDMRALRHDRVRLVERGSPHSLPLMESGKILPGVKVIIANTETKGPLGDSHLGEVWVSSPHNATGYYTVYGEEALHADHFNTKLSFGDTQTVWARTGYLGFLRRTDLTDASGERHDALYVVGSLDETLELRGMRYHPIDIETSVIRSHKSIAECAVFTWTNLLVVVVELEGSEQEALDLVALVTNVVLEEHYLIVGVVVVVDPGVIPINSRGEKQRMHLRDGFLADQLDPIYVAYNM; encoded by the exons GGGACATCACTCAGAAGGGCTATGAGAAGAAAAGAGGCAAGCTGTTGGCACCGTACATCCCACAGATACAAG GTGTAGATCCTTCACTGCAAATTGACAACAGAATCCAGGCCTCCTCCCAAGCTGTTCTTCCAGGTTCCAAACACAACAAGTCCCGGGCGGCCAACACCCGGGATGAGCGCTTCAGATCTG ATTTGCACACAGAAGCCGTCCAAGCAGCTTTGGCAAAGTACAAGGAAAGGAAGATGCCAATGCCCTCCAAGAGACGATCTGTGTTAGTTCAATCTTCTGTTGAGGCATGCACCCCGCCAG ACACCTCCTCAGCGTCGGAAGACGAGGGCTCGCTGCGCCGGCAGGGACGTCTGGCCACCTCCACGCCCTACCAGGGCCACGGCCACCTAGCCGTTGAGCACTGGTTTAACCGTGTCATCCAGGGTTCGTCCACCTCATCCTCCGCGTCATCCACTTCATCCCACCCGGGAGGGAGATCTGtcaccaccaccaacaccacTGCCCACGCAGCCCTCAACGCCAACGCCGCAGCTACCGCACTGGCCGACCTTATGGCACACACCCAGCTAG ATAACCACTCAGCGCCCCCCGATGTGACGGGGCTGTCGGAACGCTCCTCGCTTCATGCGGAGCGGCCCCAGGTGGCCTCGGTGCGAGGCGTTTCCCGGGGCTACATCCACCACACCAGCGTCATGGAGACTGGAGATG GTGTACCAGTCAACAGTCGCGTCTCCTCCAAAATCCAGCAGCTGCTCAACACTCTGAAGAGACCAAAACGACCGCCATTACGAGAGTTCTTTGTGGACGACTTTGAGGAGCTTTTGGATG TCCAGCATATAGATCCCAACCAGCCAAAGCCAGAAGGCCAGCACACAAGTCCCCTGGAAGGAGAGCCTCTCGGGGTGGTCAACAACTGGCCTCCCTCCTTGCCAGCAGCCTTACAACGATGGGGCAGCACTCAGCCCAAGAGCCCCTGTCTGACGGCACTCGACAATGCTGGCAAGCCTGTCTACACACTCACCTATG GTAAACTATGGACCCGCAGTCAGAAACTGGCATACACTCTTCTTAACAAGCTGAGCACCAGAAATGAGCCTTTGCTCATGCCCGGAGACAGA GTTGCACTTGTTTTCCCCAACAATGACCCAGTGATGTTCATGGTGGCCTTCTACGGCTGTCTCCTGGCAGAGCTGGTACCTGTGCCTATCGAAGTGCCACTTACCAGAAAG GATGCAGGAAGTCAACAGATTGGCTTTCTGTTGGGCAGCTGTGGCGTCACATTGGCACTAACCACCGATGCTTGTCAGAAAGGCTTGCCCAAAGCACAAACGGGGGAGGTAGCCACTTTCAAAG GCTGGCCGCGGTTGCTGTGGTTTGTGACAGATGGAAAACATGTTGTGAAGCCTCCGAAAGACTGGCATCCCCCAATACGGGAAGCCAGTAATGACATAGCCTACATTGAG TATAAAACCAGCAAGGAGGGCAGCACCATGGGGATCACAGTGTCCCATTCAgccatgctggctcactgtcacgcCCTTACACAGGCCTGCGGCTACACTGAAG CCGAGACCATAACCAACGTCCTGGACTTCAAGAGAGAAGCAGGATTATGGCATGGTGTTCTTACT AGTGTCATGAATCGGATGCACGTGATTAGCATTCCTTACTCCCTGATGAAAGTCAACCCCCTCTCCTGGATACAGAAGGTGCACACATACAAAG CGCGGGTTGCAGTGGTGAAGTCGAGGGACATGCACTGGTCTCTGCTTGCCCAGAGAGACCAGAGAGACATCAGCCTGAGCTCGCTGCGCATGCTCATCGTAGCCGACGGAGCTAACCCAT GGTCGATATCCTCCTGCGATGCCTTCCTTAACGTGTTTCAGGCACGTGGGCTGCGACCTGAGGTGATCTGTCCATGTGCCAGCTCTTCAGAAGCCATGACTGTCGCCATCCGCAG ACCTCCAGAAATGGGTGTTCCTCCTCCTGGGAAGGCGGTGCTGTCTATGGGTGGGCTGAGCCACAGCGTGATCCGTGTGGACACAGAGGAGAAACTCTCTGTCCTCACAGTGCAGGATGTGGGACAGGTCATGCCTGGAG CTCTGGTTTGTGTGGTGCGGGTGGAGGGGACACCCTATCTCTGTCAGACAGACGAGGTTGGAGAGATCTGCGTCAACTCAGGTAGCACGGGTGTAGCTTACTACGGCCTCCCGGGCATGACCAAGAACATCTTCGAG ACCATTCCAGTAACATCATCTGGGATTCCCGTCAGCGACAGACCATTTACCAGGACCTCACTGCTGGGCTTTGTGGGGCCC GACAGCCTTGTGTTTGTTGTGGGGAAGATGGATGGGCTGATGGTGGTCAGTGGGCGGAGACACAATGCCGATGATGTGGTTGCCACAGCACTGGCAGTGGAGCCCATGAAGTTTGTGTACAGGGGGAG GATAGCagtgttttctttgtctgtgcTGCATGACGAGAGGATCGTTGTTGTAGCAGAGCAGAGGCCAGACGCCTCCGAGGAAGACAGCTTCCAGTGGATGAGCCGCGTCCTTCAG GCCATAGACAGCATCCACCAGGTTGGGGTGTACTGCCTGGCTCTGGTGCCTGCCAACACACTTCCCAAGGCTCCACTGGGCGGCATTCATATATCTGAGACCAAACAGCGCTTCCTGGAGGGTGCCTTGCACCCATGCAACGTCCTCATGTGCCCTCACACATGTGTCACCAACCTGCCCAAGCCAAGACAAAAACAGCCAG AGGTCGGTCCTGCTTCTATGATAGTGGGCAACCTGGTGGCAGGCAAGAGGATTGCACAGGCCTGTGGGAGAGACGTGGCACAGCTAGAGGACAATGACCAG TTCCTGTACATACAGGATGTGCTGCAATGGAGAGCTCAGGCCACTCCAGACCACCCTCTGTTCCTTGTTCTCAATGCTAAG GGCACGGTGGCTAGTACAGCCTCCTGTCTGCAGCTGCACAAGCGGGCAGAGCGGGTGGCTACAGCACTGATGGGTCGCCTCAACACTGGAGACCACGTGGCACTCGTCTACCCACCAG GAATCGACCTGATTGCTACCTTCTATGGCTGCCTGTATGCTGGCTGTGTTCCAGTCACTGTCAGACCCCCGCATCCCCAGAACCTGGCGACCACCCTGCCCACCGTTAAGATGATTGTTGAG GTCAGTAAGTCGGTGTGTATCCTGACCACTCAAGCAATAATGAAGCTCCTGAAATCCAaagaggctgctgctgctgtggacaCCAAGAGCTGGCCTATGGTGCTGGACACAG ATGACCTCCCCAGGAAGAAGAGTCCCCAGATGTACAAGCCCCCGACCCCAGAGATGTTAGCTTACCTGGACTTCAGCGTGTCCACAACAGGCATCTTAGCAGGAGTCAAA ATGTCTCACGCTGCCACCAGTGCCTTGTGTCGCTCCATCAAACTGCAGTGTGAGCTCTACCCTTCCCGGCAGATCGCCATCTGTCTGGACCCCTACTGCGGTCTGGGCTTCGCTCTCTGGTGCCTGTGCAG TGTGTACTCAGGCCACCAGTCAATCCTGGTTCCCCCTCTGGAGCTGGAGAGCAACGCGTCTCTGTGGCTTGCGGCAGTCAGCCAATACAAAGTGCGCGTCACCTTCTGCTCGTATTCAGTCATGGAGATGTGCACCAAGGGCTTGGGTTCACAGACAGAGGCACTGCGG TTGCGAAATGTGAACCTGTCTTGCGTGCGTACGTGCATGGTGGTAGCAGAGGAGAGGCCCCGCATAGCACTCACTCAGTCCTTCTCAAAGATCTTTAAGGACTTGGGGCTTTCATCACGCGCCGTCAGCACCACCTTCGGCTGTAGGGTGAATGTGGCGATATGTTTGCAG CCCAACAGGTTAGGGAAACTGGCTGAGCAG gGCACAGCCGGACCAGACCCTACTACTGTTTATGTGGACATGAGAGCTCTACGACATGATAG GGTTCGCCTGGTAGAGAGAGGGTCGCCACACAGCTTGCCACTGATGGAGTCTGGGAAG ATCCTTCCAGGAGTGAAGGTGATCATTGCCAACACAGAAACTAAAGGACCCTTGGGAGACTCCCATCTAGGAGAG GTCTGGGTGAGCAGTCCTCACAATGCCACAGGTTACTACACAGTTTACGGTGAGGAGGCGCTACATGCTGACCACTTCAACACCAAGCTCAGCTTCGGCGACACCCAGACTGTCTGGGCGAGGACGGGCTACCTGGGCTTCCTGCGGCGCACGGACCTGACTGATGCCAGTGGAG AGCGTCATGACGCCCTCTATGTAGTGGGCTCCCTTGATGAGACTCTGGAGTTGAGGGGAATGAGGTATCACCCAATTGACATCGAGACCTCTGTTATCCGTTCTCACAAGAGCATAGCTGAATG tgCGGTGTTCACTTGGACCAACCTGCTGGTGGTGGTTGTGGAGCTGGAGGGCTCGGAGCAGGAGGCCCTGGACCTGGTGGCCCTGGTCACCAACGTGGTGCTGGAGGAGCACTACCTCATCgtaggggtggtggtggtggtcgACCCCGGCGTCATCCCCATCAACTCCAGAGGGGAGAAGCAACGCATGCACCTCAGAGACGGATTCCTGGCCGACCAGCTGGACCCCATATATGTGGCTTACAACATGTGA
- the dip2a gene encoding disco-interacting protein 2 homolog A isoform X11, translating to MAERTSTGLLTMMLEPTPAVAMTLPAEVREKLAELELELSEGDITQKGYEKKRGKLLAPYIPQIQGVDPSLQIDNRIQASSQAVLPGSKHNKSRAANTRDERFRSDLHTEAVQAALAKYKERKMPMPSKRRSVLVQSSVEACTPPDTSSASEDEGSLRRQGRLATSTPYQGHGHLAVEHWFNRVIQGSSTSSSASSTSSHPGGRSVTTTNTTAHAALNANAAATALADLMAHTQLGVPVNSRVSSKIQQLLNTLKRPKRPPLREFFVDDFEELLDVQHIDPNQPKPEGQHTSPLEGEPLGVVNNWPPSLPAALQRWGSTQPKSPCLTALDNAGKPVYTLTYGKLWTRSQKLAYTLLNKLSTRNEPLLMPGDRVALVFPNNDPVMFMVAFYGCLLAELVPVPIEVPLTRKDAGSQQIGFLLGSCGVTLALTTDACQKGLPKAQTGEVATFKGWPRLLWFVTDGKHVVKPPKDWHPPIREASNDIAYIEYKTSKEGSTMGITVSHSAMLAHCHALTQACGYTEAETITNVLDFKREAGLWHGVLTSVMNRMHVISIPYSLMKVNPLSWIQKVHTYKARVAVVKSRDMHWSLLAQRDQRDISLSSLRMLIVADGANPWSISSCDAFLNVFQARGLRPEVICPCASSSEAMTVAIRRPPEMGVPPPGKAVLSMGGLSHSVIRVDTEEKLSVLTVQDVGQVMPGALVCVVRVEGTPYLCQTDEVGEICVNSGSTGVAYYGLPGMTKNIFETIPVTSSGIPVSDRPFTRTSLLGFVGPDSLVFVVGKMDGLMVVSGRRHNADDVVATALAVEPMKFVYRGRIAVFSLSVLHDERIVVVAEQRPDASEEDSFQWMSRVLQAIDSIHQVGVYCLALVPANTLPKAPLGGIHISETKQRFLEGALHPCNVLMCPHTCVTNLPKPRQKQPEVGPASMIVGNLVAGKRIAQACGRDVAQLEDNDQARKFLYIQDVLQWRAQATPDHPLFLVLNAKGTVASTASCLQLHKRAERVATALMGRLNTGDHVALVYPPGIDLIATFYGCLYAGCVPVTVRPPHPQNLATTLPTVKMIVEVSKSVCILTTQAIMKLLKSKEAAAAVDTKSWPMVLDTDDLPRKKSPQMYKPPTPEMLAYLDFSVSTTGILAGVKMSHAATSALCRSIKLQCELYPSRQIAICLDPYCGLGFALWCLCSVYSGHQSILVPPLELESNASLWLAAVSQYKVRVTFCSYSVMEMCTKGLGSQTEALRLRNVNLSCVRTCMVVAEERPRIALTQSFSKIFKDLGLSSRAVSTTFGCRVNVAICLQPNRLGKLAEQGTAGPDPTTVYVDMRALRHDRVRLVERGSPHSLPLMESGKILPGVKVIIANTETKGPLGDSHLGEVWVSSPHNATGYYTVYGEEALHADHFNTKLSFGDTQTVWARTGYLGFLRRTDLTDASGERHDALYVVGSLDETLELRGMRYHPIDIETSVIRSHKSIAECAVFTWTNLLVVVVELEGSEQEALDLVALVTNVVLEEHYLIVGVVVVVDPGVIPINSRGEKQRMHLRDGFLADQLDPIYVAYNM from the exons GGGACATCACTCAGAAGGGCTATGAGAAGAAAAGAGGCAAGCTGTTGGCACCGTACATCCCACAGATACAAG GTGTAGATCCTTCACTGCAAATTGACAACAGAATCCAGGCCTCCTCCCAAGCTGTTCTTCCAGGTTCCAAACACAACAAGTCCCGGGCGGCCAACACCCGGGATGAGCGCTTCAGATCTG ATTTGCACACAGAAGCCGTCCAAGCAGCTTTGGCAAAGTACAAGGAAAGGAAGATGCCAATGCCCTCCAAGAGACGATCTGTGTTAGTTCAATCTTCTGTTGAGGCATGCACCCCGCCAG ACACCTCCTCAGCGTCGGAAGACGAGGGCTCGCTGCGCCGGCAGGGACGTCTGGCCACCTCCACGCCCTACCAGGGCCACGGCCACCTAGCCGTTGAGCACTGGTTTAACCGTGTCATCCAGGGTTCGTCCACCTCATCCTCCGCGTCATCCACTTCATCCCACCCGGGAGGGAGATCTGtcaccaccaccaacaccacTGCCCACGCAGCCCTCAACGCCAACGCCGCAGCTACCGCACTGGCCGACCTTATGGCACACACCCAGCTAG GTGTACCAGTCAACAGTCGCGTCTCCTCCAAAATCCAGCAGCTGCTCAACACTCTGAAGAGACCAAAACGACCGCCATTACGAGAGTTCTTTGTGGACGACTTTGAGGAGCTTTTGGATG TCCAGCATATAGATCCCAACCAGCCAAAGCCAGAAGGCCAGCACACAAGTCCCCTGGAAGGAGAGCCTCTCGGGGTGGTCAACAACTGGCCTCCCTCCTTGCCAGCAGCCTTACAACGATGGGGCAGCACTCAGCCCAAGAGCCCCTGTCTGACGGCACTCGACAATGCTGGCAAGCCTGTCTACACACTCACCTATG GTAAACTATGGACCCGCAGTCAGAAACTGGCATACACTCTTCTTAACAAGCTGAGCACCAGAAATGAGCCTTTGCTCATGCCCGGAGACAGA GTTGCACTTGTTTTCCCCAACAATGACCCAGTGATGTTCATGGTGGCCTTCTACGGCTGTCTCCTGGCAGAGCTGGTACCTGTGCCTATCGAAGTGCCACTTACCAGAAAG GATGCAGGAAGTCAACAGATTGGCTTTCTGTTGGGCAGCTGTGGCGTCACATTGGCACTAACCACCGATGCTTGTCAGAAAGGCTTGCCCAAAGCACAAACGGGGGAGGTAGCCACTTTCAAAG GCTGGCCGCGGTTGCTGTGGTTTGTGACAGATGGAAAACATGTTGTGAAGCCTCCGAAAGACTGGCATCCCCCAATACGGGAAGCCAGTAATGACATAGCCTACATTGAG TATAAAACCAGCAAGGAGGGCAGCACCATGGGGATCACAGTGTCCCATTCAgccatgctggctcactgtcacgcCCTTACACAGGCCTGCGGCTACACTGAAG CCGAGACCATAACCAACGTCCTGGACTTCAAGAGAGAAGCAGGATTATGGCATGGTGTTCTTACT AGTGTCATGAATCGGATGCACGTGATTAGCATTCCTTACTCCCTGATGAAAGTCAACCCCCTCTCCTGGATACAGAAGGTGCACACATACAAAG CGCGGGTTGCAGTGGTGAAGTCGAGGGACATGCACTGGTCTCTGCTTGCCCAGAGAGACCAGAGAGACATCAGCCTGAGCTCGCTGCGCATGCTCATCGTAGCCGACGGAGCTAACCCAT GGTCGATATCCTCCTGCGATGCCTTCCTTAACGTGTTTCAGGCACGTGGGCTGCGACCTGAGGTGATCTGTCCATGTGCCAGCTCTTCAGAAGCCATGACTGTCGCCATCCGCAG ACCTCCAGAAATGGGTGTTCCTCCTCCTGGGAAGGCGGTGCTGTCTATGGGTGGGCTGAGCCACAGCGTGATCCGTGTGGACACAGAGGAGAAACTCTCTGTCCTCACAGTGCAGGATGTGGGACAGGTCATGCCTGGAG CTCTGGTTTGTGTGGTGCGGGTGGAGGGGACACCCTATCTCTGTCAGACAGACGAGGTTGGAGAGATCTGCGTCAACTCAGGTAGCACGGGTGTAGCTTACTACGGCCTCCCGGGCATGACCAAGAACATCTTCGAG ACCATTCCAGTAACATCATCTGGGATTCCCGTCAGCGACAGACCATTTACCAGGACCTCACTGCTGGGCTTTGTGGGGCCC GACAGCCTTGTGTTTGTTGTGGGGAAGATGGATGGGCTGATGGTGGTCAGTGGGCGGAGACACAATGCCGATGATGTGGTTGCCACAGCACTGGCAGTGGAGCCCATGAAGTTTGTGTACAGGGGGAG GATAGCagtgttttctttgtctgtgcTGCATGACGAGAGGATCGTTGTTGTAGCAGAGCAGAGGCCAGACGCCTCCGAGGAAGACAGCTTCCAGTGGATGAGCCGCGTCCTTCAG GCCATAGACAGCATCCACCAGGTTGGGGTGTACTGCCTGGCTCTGGTGCCTGCCAACACACTTCCCAAGGCTCCACTGGGCGGCATTCATATATCTGAGACCAAACAGCGCTTCCTGGAGGGTGCCTTGCACCCATGCAACGTCCTCATGTGCCCTCACACATGTGTCACCAACCTGCCCAAGCCAAGACAAAAACAGCCAG AGGTCGGTCCTGCTTCTATGATAGTGGGCAACCTGGTGGCAGGCAAGAGGATTGCACAGGCCTGTGGGAGAGACGTGGCACAGCTAGAGGACAATGACCAGGCACGTAAG TTCCTGTACATACAGGATGTGCTGCAATGGAGAGCTCAGGCCACTCCAGACCACCCTCTGTTCCTTGTTCTCAATGCTAAG GGCACGGTGGCTAGTACAGCCTCCTGTCTGCAGCTGCACAAGCGGGCAGAGCGGGTGGCTACAGCACTGATGGGTCGCCTCAACACTGGAGACCACGTGGCACTCGTCTACCCACCAG GAATCGACCTGATTGCTACCTTCTATGGCTGCCTGTATGCTGGCTGTGTTCCAGTCACTGTCAGACCCCCGCATCCCCAGAACCTGGCGACCACCCTGCCCACCGTTAAGATGATTGTTGAG GTCAGTAAGTCGGTGTGTATCCTGACCACTCAAGCAATAATGAAGCTCCTGAAATCCAaagaggctgctgctgctgtggacaCCAAGAGCTGGCCTATGGTGCTGGACACAG ATGACCTCCCCAGGAAGAAGAGTCCCCAGATGTACAAGCCCCCGACCCCAGAGATGTTAGCTTACCTGGACTTCAGCGTGTCCACAACAGGCATCTTAGCAGGAGTCAAA ATGTCTCACGCTGCCACCAGTGCCTTGTGTCGCTCCATCAAACTGCAGTGTGAGCTCTACCCTTCCCGGCAGATCGCCATCTGTCTGGACCCCTACTGCGGTCTGGGCTTCGCTCTCTGGTGCCTGTGCAG TGTGTACTCAGGCCACCAGTCAATCCTGGTTCCCCCTCTGGAGCTGGAGAGCAACGCGTCTCTGTGGCTTGCGGCAGTCAGCCAATACAAAGTGCGCGTCACCTTCTGCTCGTATTCAGTCATGGAGATGTGCACCAAGGGCTTGGGTTCACAGACAGAGGCACTGCGG TTGCGAAATGTGAACCTGTCTTGCGTGCGTACGTGCATGGTGGTAGCAGAGGAGAGGCCCCGCATAGCACTCACTCAGTCCTTCTCAAAGATCTTTAAGGACTTGGGGCTTTCATCACGCGCCGTCAGCACCACCTTCGGCTGTAGGGTGAATGTGGCGATATGTTTGCAG CCCAACAGGTTAGGGAAACTGGCTGAGCAG gGCACAGCCGGACCAGACCCTACTACTGTTTATGTGGACATGAGAGCTCTACGACATGATAG GGTTCGCCTGGTAGAGAGAGGGTCGCCACACAGCTTGCCACTGATGGAGTCTGGGAAG ATCCTTCCAGGAGTGAAGGTGATCATTGCCAACACAGAAACTAAAGGACCCTTGGGAGACTCCCATCTAGGAGAG GTCTGGGTGAGCAGTCCTCACAATGCCACAGGTTACTACACAGTTTACGGTGAGGAGGCGCTACATGCTGACCACTTCAACACCAAGCTCAGCTTCGGCGACACCCAGACTGTCTGGGCGAGGACGGGCTACCTGGGCTTCCTGCGGCGCACGGACCTGACTGATGCCAGTGGAG AGCGTCATGACGCCCTCTATGTAGTGGGCTCCCTTGATGAGACTCTGGAGTTGAGGGGAATGAGGTATCACCCAATTGACATCGAGACCTCTGTTATCCGTTCTCACAAGAGCATAGCTGAATG tgCGGTGTTCACTTGGACCAACCTGCTGGTGGTGGTTGTGGAGCTGGAGGGCTCGGAGCAGGAGGCCCTGGACCTGGTGGCCCTGGTCACCAACGTGGTGCTGGAGGAGCACTACCTCATCgtaggggtggtggtggtggtcgACCCCGGCGTCATCCCCATCAACTCCAGAGGGGAGAAGCAACGCATGCACCTCAGAGACGGATTCCTGGCCGACCAGCTGGACCCCATATATGTGGCTTACAACATGTGA